One Dama dama isolate Ldn47 chromosome 18, ASM3311817v1, whole genome shotgun sequence DNA window includes the following coding sequences:
- the REPIN1 gene encoding replication initiator 1 isoform X1 has protein sequence MQTRTCLRTRPRDAVRFQAQRPECQDRPRPGSRSHGSRGACARLISGSEGNPFSKFTPSGLSFPPALNYPEADCLRSAVPPAAAQPLRYSGKAGLSATGGLSSAMGVGVSLLLQFSLTSGGYPSVGRSRRSSRRSIPGNIPRRSWAKPHLQLHSLQAEEEPMLERRCRGPVAMGPVQPRLLSGPSQESPQTLEKEPQGLRSRGTAAAQSGGQALGRAHRCAHCRRHFPGWVALWLHARRCQARLPRPCPECGRRFRHAPFLALHCQVHAAATPDLGFACHLCGQSFRGWVALVLHLRAHSAAKRPIACPACERRFWRRKQLRAHSRRCHPPAPEARPFICGNCGRSFAQWDQLVTHKRVHVAEALEEAAAKALGPRPRGRPAVTAPRPGGDAVDRPFQCACCGKRFRHKPNLIAHRRVHTGERPHQCPECGKRFTNKPYLTSHRRIHTGEKPYPCTECGRRFRHKPNLLSHSKIHKRSEGSAQGGPQPPAGAPERAPEPPPEPAPEAAEVSAGPGPPDAAAEAPPSLHTCADCGRGFRLERFLRAHQRQHGGERPFACAECGKHFGKKTHLVAHSRVHSGERPFACEECGRRFSQGSHLAAHRRDHAPERPFVCPDCGKAFRHKPYLAAHRRIHTGEKPYVCPECGKAFSQKSNLVSHRRIHTGERPYACPDCDRSFSQKSNLITHRKSHIRDGAFCCAICGQTFDDEGKLLAHQKKHDV, from the exons ATGCAGACTCGCACCTGCCTCCGCACTCGCCCTCGGGATGCGGTGCGTTTCCAAGCGCAGCGCCCTGAGTGCCAGGACCGCCCGCGCCCCGGGTCCCGCAGCCACGGAAGCCGGGGCGCCTGCGCTCGGCTGATTTCTGGAAGCGAGGGCAACCCGTTTTCAAAGTTCACCCCATCGGGCCTTTCCTTTCCTCCAGCTCTGAACTACCCAGAAGCCGACTGTCTCCGGTCAGCCGTGCCCCCAGCCGCGGCTCAGCCGCTGCGCTATTCAG GTAAGGCTGGCCTCTCTGCCACCGGAGGTCTGAGCTCTGCCATGGGGGTAGGGGTGTCTTTACTGCTGCAGTTTTCGCTGACATCCGGGGGCTACCCGAGTGTGGGCCGAAGCAGGCGCTCCAGCCGCAGAAGTATCCCCGGGAACATCCCCAGGAGGAGCTGGGCCAAGCCTCATCTCCAGCTCCACAGCCTCCAGG CAGAGGAAGAACCGATGCTGGAACGTCGCTGCAGGGGCCCGGTGGCCATGGGCCCCGTCCAGCCCCGACTCCTTTCTGGGCCCTCCCAGGAGTCACCCCAGACTCTGGAGAAGGAGCCCCAGGGGCTGAGGTCGCGAGGCACCGCCGCGGCCCAGTCTGGCGGCCAGGCCCTAGGTCGGGCCCATCGCTGTGCCCACTGTCGGAGGCACTTCCCCGGCTGGGTGGCCCTCTGGCTTCATGCCCGGCGCTGCCAGGCCCGCCTGCCCCGGCCCTGTCCCGAGTGCGGCCGCCGCTTCCGCCACGCCCCTTTCTTGGCACTGCACTGCCAGGTCCATGCCGCCGCCACCCCAGACCTGGGCTTTGCCTGCCACCTCTGCGGGCAGAGCTTCCGAGGCTGGGTGGCCCTGGTTCTGCACCTGCGGGCCCACTCGGCGGCGAAACGGCCCATCGCCTGTCCAGCCTGCGAGAGACGCTTCTGGCGGAGAAAGCAGCTGCGGGCCCATTCGCGGCGCTGCCACCCCCCGGCCCCCGAGGCCCGGCCCTTCATCTGCGGCAACTGTGGCCGCAGCTTCGCCCAGTGGGACCAGCTGGTGACTCACAAGCGGGTCCACGTGGCCGAGGCGCTGGAGGAGGCGGCGGCCAAGGCCCTGGGGCCGCGGCCCCGGGGGCGCCCGGCAGTGACCGCGCCCCGGCCGGGCGGGGACGCCGTCGACCGCCCCTTCCAGTGTGCCTGCTGTGGCAAGCGCTTCCGCCACAAGCCCAACCTGATCGCCCACCGCCGCGTGCACACGGGCGAGCGCCCGCACCAGTGCCCCGAGTGCGGGAAGCGCTTCACCAATAAGCCCTACCTGACCTCGCACCGGCGCATCCACACGGGCGAGAAGCCGTACCCGTGCACCGAGTGCGGTCGCCGCTTCCGCCACAAGCCCAACCTGCTGTCGCACAGCAAGATCCACAAGCGCTCCGAGGGCTCCGCGCAAGGCGGGCCCCAACCGCCCGCCGGCGCCCCGGAGCGCGCCCCGGAACCCCCTCCGGAGCCGGCCCCCGAGGCAGCTGAGGTCTCCGCTGGGCCCGGGCCGCCAGACGCCGCGGCGGAGGCCCCGCCCTCCCTCCACACCTGCGCCGACTGTGGGCGGGGCTTCCGGCTGGAGCGCTTCCTGCGCGCGCACCAGCGGCAGCACGGCGGCGAGCGGCCCTTCGCGTGCGCCGAGTGCGGCAAGCACTTCGGCAAGAAGACGCACCTGGTGGCGCACTCCCGGGTGCACTCGGGCGAGCGGCCCTTCGCGTGCGAGGAGTGCGGGCGCCGCTTCTCCCAGGGGAGCCACCTGGCCGCCCACCGGCGCGACCACGCGCCCGAGCGGCCCTTCGTGTGCCCGGACTGCGGGAAGGCCTTCCGCCACAAGCCCTACCTGGCCGCGCACCGGCGCATTCACACCGGCGAGAAGCCGTACGTCTGCCCTGAGTGTGGCAAGGCGTTCAGCCAGAAGTCCAACCTGGTGTCCCACCGGCGCATCCACACGGGCGAGCGCCCCTACGCCTGCCCGGACTGCGACCGCAGCTTCAGCCAGAAGTCCAACCTCATCACCCATCGCAAGAGCCACATCCGGGACGGCGCCTTCTGCTGCGCCATCTGTGGCCAGACCTTTGACGACGAGGGGAAGCTCCTGGCCCACCAGAAGAAGCACGATGTCTGA
- the REPIN1 gene encoding replication initiator 1 isoform X2: protein MQTRTCLRTRPRDAVRFQAQRPECQDRPRPGSRSHGSRGACARLISGSEGNPFSKFTPSGLSFPPALNYPEADCLRSAVPPAAAQPLRYSGKAGLSATGGLSSAMGVGVSLLLQFSLTSGGYPSVGRSRRSSRRSIPGNIPRRSWAKPHLQLHSLQEEEPMLERRCRGPVAMGPVQPRLLSGPSQESPQTLEKEPQGLRSRGTAAAQSGGQALGRAHRCAHCRRHFPGWVALWLHARRCQARLPRPCPECGRRFRHAPFLALHCQVHAAATPDLGFACHLCGQSFRGWVALVLHLRAHSAAKRPIACPACERRFWRRKQLRAHSRRCHPPAPEARPFICGNCGRSFAQWDQLVTHKRVHVAEALEEAAAKALGPRPRGRPAVTAPRPGGDAVDRPFQCACCGKRFRHKPNLIAHRRVHTGERPHQCPECGKRFTNKPYLTSHRRIHTGEKPYPCTECGRRFRHKPNLLSHSKIHKRSEGSAQGGPQPPAGAPERAPEPPPEPAPEAAEVSAGPGPPDAAAEAPPSLHTCADCGRGFRLERFLRAHQRQHGGERPFACAECGKHFGKKTHLVAHSRVHSGERPFACEECGRRFSQGSHLAAHRRDHAPERPFVCPDCGKAFRHKPYLAAHRRIHTGEKPYVCPECGKAFSQKSNLVSHRRIHTGERPYACPDCDRSFSQKSNLITHRKSHIRDGAFCCAICGQTFDDEGKLLAHQKKHDV, encoded by the exons ATGCAGACTCGCACCTGCCTCCGCACTCGCCCTCGGGATGCGGTGCGTTTCCAAGCGCAGCGCCCTGAGTGCCAGGACCGCCCGCGCCCCGGGTCCCGCAGCCACGGAAGCCGGGGCGCCTGCGCTCGGCTGATTTCTGGAAGCGAGGGCAACCCGTTTTCAAAGTTCACCCCATCGGGCCTTTCCTTTCCTCCAGCTCTGAACTACCCAGAAGCCGACTGTCTCCGGTCAGCCGTGCCCCCAGCCGCGGCTCAGCCGCTGCGCTATTCAG GTAAGGCTGGCCTCTCTGCCACCGGAGGTCTGAGCTCTGCCATGGGGGTAGGGGTGTCTTTACTGCTGCAGTTTTCGCTGACATCCGGGGGCTACCCGAGTGTGGGCCGAAGCAGGCGCTCCAGCCGCAGAAGTATCCCCGGGAACATCCCCAGGAGGAGCTGGGCCAAGCCTCATCTCCAGCTCCACAGCCTCCAGG AGGAAGAACCGATGCTGGAACGTCGCTGCAGGGGCCCGGTGGCCATGGGCCCCGTCCAGCCCCGACTCCTTTCTGGGCCCTCCCAGGAGTCACCCCAGACTCTGGAGAAGGAGCCCCAGGGGCTGAGGTCGCGAGGCACCGCCGCGGCCCAGTCTGGCGGCCAGGCCCTAGGTCGGGCCCATCGCTGTGCCCACTGTCGGAGGCACTTCCCCGGCTGGGTGGCCCTCTGGCTTCATGCCCGGCGCTGCCAGGCCCGCCTGCCCCGGCCCTGTCCCGAGTGCGGCCGCCGCTTCCGCCACGCCCCTTTCTTGGCACTGCACTGCCAGGTCCATGCCGCCGCCACCCCAGACCTGGGCTTTGCCTGCCACCTCTGCGGGCAGAGCTTCCGAGGCTGGGTGGCCCTGGTTCTGCACCTGCGGGCCCACTCGGCGGCGAAACGGCCCATCGCCTGTCCAGCCTGCGAGAGACGCTTCTGGCGGAGAAAGCAGCTGCGGGCCCATTCGCGGCGCTGCCACCCCCCGGCCCCCGAGGCCCGGCCCTTCATCTGCGGCAACTGTGGCCGCAGCTTCGCCCAGTGGGACCAGCTGGTGACTCACAAGCGGGTCCACGTGGCCGAGGCGCTGGAGGAGGCGGCGGCCAAGGCCCTGGGGCCGCGGCCCCGGGGGCGCCCGGCAGTGACCGCGCCCCGGCCGGGCGGGGACGCCGTCGACCGCCCCTTCCAGTGTGCCTGCTGTGGCAAGCGCTTCCGCCACAAGCCCAACCTGATCGCCCACCGCCGCGTGCACACGGGCGAGCGCCCGCACCAGTGCCCCGAGTGCGGGAAGCGCTTCACCAATAAGCCCTACCTGACCTCGCACCGGCGCATCCACACGGGCGAGAAGCCGTACCCGTGCACCGAGTGCGGTCGCCGCTTCCGCCACAAGCCCAACCTGCTGTCGCACAGCAAGATCCACAAGCGCTCCGAGGGCTCCGCGCAAGGCGGGCCCCAACCGCCCGCCGGCGCCCCGGAGCGCGCCCCGGAACCCCCTCCGGAGCCGGCCCCCGAGGCAGCTGAGGTCTCCGCTGGGCCCGGGCCGCCAGACGCCGCGGCGGAGGCCCCGCCCTCCCTCCACACCTGCGCCGACTGTGGGCGGGGCTTCCGGCTGGAGCGCTTCCTGCGCGCGCACCAGCGGCAGCACGGCGGCGAGCGGCCCTTCGCGTGCGCCGAGTGCGGCAAGCACTTCGGCAAGAAGACGCACCTGGTGGCGCACTCCCGGGTGCACTCGGGCGAGCGGCCCTTCGCGTGCGAGGAGTGCGGGCGCCGCTTCTCCCAGGGGAGCCACCTGGCCGCCCACCGGCGCGACCACGCGCCCGAGCGGCCCTTCGTGTGCCCGGACTGCGGGAAGGCCTTCCGCCACAAGCCCTACCTGGCCGCGCACCGGCGCATTCACACCGGCGAGAAGCCGTACGTCTGCCCTGAGTGTGGCAAGGCGTTCAGCCAGAAGTCCAACCTGGTGTCCCACCGGCGCATCCACACGGGCGAGCGCCCCTACGCCTGCCCGGACTGCGACCGCAGCTTCAGCCAGAAGTCCAACCTCATCACCCATCGCAAGAGCCACATCCGGGACGGCGCCTTCTGCTGCGCCATCTGTGGCCAGACCTTTGACGACGAGGGGAAGCTCCTGGCCCACCAGAAGAAGCACGATGTCTGA
- the REPIN1 gene encoding replication initiator 1 isoform X3: MGVGVSLLLQFSLTSGGYPSVGRSRRSSRRSIPGNIPRRSWAKPHLQLHSLQAEEEPMLERRCRGPVAMGPVQPRLLSGPSQESPQTLEKEPQGLRSRGTAAAQSGGQALGRAHRCAHCRRHFPGWVALWLHARRCQARLPRPCPECGRRFRHAPFLALHCQVHAAATPDLGFACHLCGQSFRGWVALVLHLRAHSAAKRPIACPACERRFWRRKQLRAHSRRCHPPAPEARPFICGNCGRSFAQWDQLVTHKRVHVAEALEEAAAKALGPRPRGRPAVTAPRPGGDAVDRPFQCACCGKRFRHKPNLIAHRRVHTGERPHQCPECGKRFTNKPYLTSHRRIHTGEKPYPCTECGRRFRHKPNLLSHSKIHKRSEGSAQGGPQPPAGAPERAPEPPPEPAPEAAEVSAGPGPPDAAAEAPPSLHTCADCGRGFRLERFLRAHQRQHGGERPFACAECGKHFGKKTHLVAHSRVHSGERPFACEECGRRFSQGSHLAAHRRDHAPERPFVCPDCGKAFRHKPYLAAHRRIHTGEKPYVCPECGKAFSQKSNLVSHRRIHTGERPYACPDCDRSFSQKSNLITHRKSHIRDGAFCCAICGQTFDDEGKLLAHQKKHDV; this comes from the exons ATGGGGGTAGGGGTGTCTTTACTGCTGCAGTTTTCGCTGACATCCGGGGGCTACCCGAGTGTGGGCCGAAGCAGGCGCTCCAGCCGCAGAAGTATCCCCGGGAACATCCCCAGGAGGAGCTGGGCCAAGCCTCATCTCCAGCTCCACAGCCTCCAGG CAGAGGAAGAACCGATGCTGGAACGTCGCTGCAGGGGCCCGGTGGCCATGGGCCCCGTCCAGCCCCGACTCCTTTCTGGGCCCTCCCAGGAGTCACCCCAGACTCTGGAGAAGGAGCCCCAGGGGCTGAGGTCGCGAGGCACCGCCGCGGCCCAGTCTGGCGGCCAGGCCCTAGGTCGGGCCCATCGCTGTGCCCACTGTCGGAGGCACTTCCCCGGCTGGGTGGCCCTCTGGCTTCATGCCCGGCGCTGCCAGGCCCGCCTGCCCCGGCCCTGTCCCGAGTGCGGCCGCCGCTTCCGCCACGCCCCTTTCTTGGCACTGCACTGCCAGGTCCATGCCGCCGCCACCCCAGACCTGGGCTTTGCCTGCCACCTCTGCGGGCAGAGCTTCCGAGGCTGGGTGGCCCTGGTTCTGCACCTGCGGGCCCACTCGGCGGCGAAACGGCCCATCGCCTGTCCAGCCTGCGAGAGACGCTTCTGGCGGAGAAAGCAGCTGCGGGCCCATTCGCGGCGCTGCCACCCCCCGGCCCCCGAGGCCCGGCCCTTCATCTGCGGCAACTGTGGCCGCAGCTTCGCCCAGTGGGACCAGCTGGTGACTCACAAGCGGGTCCACGTGGCCGAGGCGCTGGAGGAGGCGGCGGCCAAGGCCCTGGGGCCGCGGCCCCGGGGGCGCCCGGCAGTGACCGCGCCCCGGCCGGGCGGGGACGCCGTCGACCGCCCCTTCCAGTGTGCCTGCTGTGGCAAGCGCTTCCGCCACAAGCCCAACCTGATCGCCCACCGCCGCGTGCACACGGGCGAGCGCCCGCACCAGTGCCCCGAGTGCGGGAAGCGCTTCACCAATAAGCCCTACCTGACCTCGCACCGGCGCATCCACACGGGCGAGAAGCCGTACCCGTGCACCGAGTGCGGTCGCCGCTTCCGCCACAAGCCCAACCTGCTGTCGCACAGCAAGATCCACAAGCGCTCCGAGGGCTCCGCGCAAGGCGGGCCCCAACCGCCCGCCGGCGCCCCGGAGCGCGCCCCGGAACCCCCTCCGGAGCCGGCCCCCGAGGCAGCTGAGGTCTCCGCTGGGCCCGGGCCGCCAGACGCCGCGGCGGAGGCCCCGCCCTCCCTCCACACCTGCGCCGACTGTGGGCGGGGCTTCCGGCTGGAGCGCTTCCTGCGCGCGCACCAGCGGCAGCACGGCGGCGAGCGGCCCTTCGCGTGCGCCGAGTGCGGCAAGCACTTCGGCAAGAAGACGCACCTGGTGGCGCACTCCCGGGTGCACTCGGGCGAGCGGCCCTTCGCGTGCGAGGAGTGCGGGCGCCGCTTCTCCCAGGGGAGCCACCTGGCCGCCCACCGGCGCGACCACGCGCCCGAGCGGCCCTTCGTGTGCCCGGACTGCGGGAAGGCCTTCCGCCACAAGCCCTACCTGGCCGCGCACCGGCGCATTCACACCGGCGAGAAGCCGTACGTCTGCCCTGAGTGTGGCAAGGCGTTCAGCCAGAAGTCCAACCTGGTGTCCCACCGGCGCATCCACACGGGCGAGCGCCCCTACGCCTGCCCGGACTGCGACCGCAGCTTCAGCCAGAAGTCCAACCTCATCACCCATCGCAAGAGCCACATCCGGGACGGCGCCTTCTGCTGCGCCATCTGTGGCCAGACCTTTGACGACGAGGGGAAGCTCCTGGCCCACCAGAAGAAGCACGATGTCTGA